The Pedobacter roseus genome contains a region encoding:
- a CDS encoding fatty acid desaturase family protein translates to MSKTSFESSSTPFFKSLKAKVNHYFSQTGKSRNGGPALFCKGLGLILSAIAVYFILVFFSPHWIIAVLLCAVFGANLAAIGFNVMHEGGHGSFSRHKWINSVSAYSLNIMGGTIHFWKQKHNIDHHTYTNIDGMDHDIDIKFMRMHEEQQRKGHHRFQQYYWILLYGVSYIAWVLYQDFEKYFSGKMGRDGKKIKIDFREHLIFWITKLGYISLYLLLPVLMLGFVKALIGFIIAAVVCGFTLSIVFQLAHVVEGTSFPENINGKIQNEWAVHQISSTANFATRSKLAYFFLGGLNFQVEHHLFPGISHVHYPKINEFVKETCKEFDICYLEHRTMLKAFISHLSHLKKLGITN, encoded by the coding sequence ATGTCAAAAACATCCTTTGAATCCAGTTCCACTCCATTTTTCAAATCATTAAAAGCAAAGGTAAATCATTACTTTTCGCAAACTGGAAAGAGCAGGAACGGTGGACCAGCGCTTTTTTGTAAAGGACTTGGCCTTATATTATCTGCGATAGCCGTTTATTTTATTCTGGTATTTTTCTCTCCGCATTGGATCATTGCTGTTTTATTGTGTGCGGTGTTCGGGGCGAACCTGGCAGCCATTGGTTTCAATGTGATGCATGAAGGTGGGCATGGGAGTTTTTCCAGGCATAAGTGGATCAATTCGGTTTCAGCCTATTCGCTCAATATAATGGGGGGAACGATTCATTTCTGGAAACAAAAGCATAATATTGATCACCATACCTATACCAACATTGATGGTATGGATCATGATATCGATATTAAGTTTATGCGTATGCATGAAGAACAGCAGCGGAAGGGTCATCACAGGTTTCAGCAGTATTACTGGATCCTGTTGTATGGAGTATCTTATATCGCATGGGTGCTCTATCAGGATTTTGAGAAATATTTTTCTGGAAAAATGGGAAGGGATGGTAAAAAAATCAAAATTGATTTCAGGGAGCATTTGATTTTCTGGATTACAAAACTGGGTTATATTTCCCTTTACCTATTACTTCCGGTGTTGATGCTGGGTTTTGTAAAAGCACTTATAGGGTTTATCATTGCAGCAGTGGTTTGTGGGTTTACCCTGAGCATTGTCTTTCAGTTGGCGCATGTAGTTGAGGGCACATCTTTTCCTGAAAATATAAACGGAAAGATTCAAAATGAATGGGCAGTTCATCAGATCTCCTCAACAGCAAACTTTGCGACCAGGAGCAAACTGGCATACTTTTTTCTCGGCGGACTTAATTTTCAGGTCGAGCATCACTTGTTTCCGGGAATCAGCCATGTGCATTATCCTAAAATTAATGAATTTGTAAAGGAGACCTGCAAAGAGTTTGATATTTGCTACCTTGAGCACCGGACGATGCTAAAGGCTTTTATCTCGCACCTTTCTCATCTGAAAAAACTGGGAATAACAAATTAA